In a genomic window of Helianthus annuus cultivar XRQ/B chromosome 10, HanXRQr2.0-SUNRISE, whole genome shotgun sequence:
- the LOC110880599 gene encoding secreted RxLR effector protein 161-like — MEQNLKLGKGEGEDKVDSSQYRRLVGRLLYLQATRPDITYAVNVLSQFVTDPRQNHMDAATRVLRYLKSTPGQGILLPKEGGMNLLLYCDADWLGCPLSRKSRTGYLLSPGGAPISWKSKKQSVVSRSSAEAEYRAMATTVSEVIWARWMLSELDAKQGEPTVLFCDNQAARHIANNPVFHERTKHV, encoded by the coding sequence ATGGAACAAAACCTTAAGCTTGGGAAGGGAGAAGGAGAAGATAAAGTGGATAGCAGTCAATACAGGAGGTTAGTTGGTCGTCTCCTTTACCTGCAGGCCACCAGACCGGACATCACCTATGCAGTGAATGTCCTCAGCCAATTCGTGACAGACCCTCGCCAGAACCACATGGATGCAGCAACTAGAGTTCTTCGGTACTTGAAATCGACTCCAGGACAAGGTATATTGTTACCAAAAGAAGGTGGCATGAACTTATTGTTATATTGTGATGCGGATTGGTTAGGATGTCCTTTGTCAAGAAAGTCTCGAACTGGTTACTTATTGTCTCCTGGAGGAGCACCCATATCATGGAAGTCAAAGAAGCAATCAGTAGTTTCAAGATCATCTGCAGAGGCAGAGTACAGAGCCATGGCTACTACTGTCAGCGAGGTGATTTGGGCAAGGTGGATGTTGAGTGAATTAGATGCTAAACAAGGGGAACCAACTGTTTTGTTTTGCGATAACCAGGCGGCTAGGCATATAGCGAACAATCCAGTCTTCCATGAGAGAACAAAGCATGTATAG
- the LOC118482592 gene encoding uncharacterized protein LOC118482592: MEKALARYGVTHRLSTAYHPQTSGQVENANRGVKRILEKTVGKTCHLPVELEHRALWALKTVNLNLIEAARRRFFQIHELEALRDAAYERSWSIKEKTKALHDRRLRGLKEFKVGDKVLLFNSRLKLIAGKLKSRWSGPYVVKEVFPYGTVELYDEVDKGVWKVNGHRLKHYLGGPIDTTEEEEIPLEDPPTFTEQ; the protein is encoded by the exons ATGGAAAAGGCACTTGCACGCTACGGTGTCACTCACCGTCTTTCCACCGCGTACCACCCGCAAACTAGTGGCCAAGTAGAGAATGCTAACCGAGGGGTGAAGAGAatcttagagaaaacggtaggaaaaa CTTGCCATCTTCCGGTAGAGTTAGAGCATAGAGCGTTGTGGGCATTGAAAACCGTTAATCTTAACCTTATCGAGGCCGCTAGAAGGAGGTTCTTCCAAATTCACGAGTTGGAAGCCTTGAGGGATGCCGCCTATGAACGATCTTGGAGTATCAAGGAAAAAACTAAGGCGTTGCATGATAGGAGGTTGCGAGGCTTGAAAGAGTTtaaggtaggtgataaagtgctTTTGTTCAATTCGAGGTTGAAATTGATAGCAGGGAAATTGAAATCAAGATGGAGCGGACCGTATGTGGTGAAAGAAGTGTTTCCATACGGCACAGTTGAATTATACGACGAAGTTGACAAAGGGGTATGGAAGGTAAACGGCCATAGATTGAAACATTACTTGGGAGGTCCCATTGATACCACCGAAGAGGAAGAAATTCCTCTAGAGGACCCACCTACCTTCACCGAGCAGTGA